tatattcttatgtctattttaagtttgtaaatttaacaaaaatttaaaaaattatttgaatatagttttttataaagtaaacactataatttagttgctgaaaaaatattgaaattgaagttacacaagccaccacactttatctagtaaaatttaatttcttttcttgaattttttttgtatatcgataacttgaaactttagtgcatggatatattgtttactattttttatgaatatatatattttcaataaatttgaaaagttacgtgtgctgaaatataactattccgaattcccaccaccttttttcttaattatttatccaaatcagaaaagaattatatcatcttgacatagattcttttctctactccatcatatttttttcaattttttttaataaatttaagtaTCTtttcttgacaagataatcaaccttatattttagtgttgataacctactttcaataaaaataaaatataaaaaataaaaaactaattaaaatattaaaagatatataatttggaaaattcacttatagatctataaaagggtaattttacatttcaaaaaaaatattatttataagagtaggagttgttgtaacatcaagttttatttttttttgtaattaaaccaaaagtagtataaaatatacatttagtaaacacttccaattggaaaagttgtggcccatatttaatttagctataatgaatctatatagaccatatgtttgattaaaattagtttttagttagaattatttaaattcacttgtgctgataagttagtcTGAAACGTGACATAGTTTTCTGCTTTTACCCATTAGCTTGTTGGTAGCCTCATCCACCTAATTCACTCACTCTGATATTTTATTTATAGTTTGTAATATTATTTTCTGTTTCATTATGAAgacacatgagcttcattggaaaacaAGAAAACACATTTCACAATATATGTAGGGAACTCATAGATGTGAGATTCAATATATAGAAGGAACACGTTTTGATTTGATTAGAGACACAAACTCTAACTAGGCTAGCGATCTTAATGATTAAATATCCATATCATGATATACTTTTTACCTTGGTTTTAGTTTGATTTGTTGTTAAAGAACAAAACATCATGTGATTGTTGTTTCTTTGATTCTGTCTAAGTATCATGGGGCTATCAATACTAATACTAAGGTTATTTAGCTTGAGAATATCCTCACTAAACTTGAAATTACTTTAACAACTATCAATCATCAATTTTGGTAACTAGACTTCCATCAGGAATAACTGAAATAATTTGAAGTACAATTAGTATTATAACTATTTCAATGGCAATGTACATGTTAGTTCACATTTGGACCTTAATATAAATTAAGATTTCGAGAgattttatttacttaaattttttatgaattatttaaCCTCTTGGTTTAGGGAAACTTATGttaataaatatgatttatgagTTGCTAAATAATACTTGAGATTTTAAATCCAAATTGAAGCTTAAAAATTGTAACTAATTAACAAAAGATCAATTTGACTTGTGGTCTCTTTTAGAAGAGTTGCTttacctatgtgtgtgtgtgtgggcacacacatgcacatgcacacacacaaacacatatgaTAATTGAAATTTTAAATCCAAATTGAAGCTTAAAAATGCAATTGATTAACAAAAGGTAAATTTGACTTGTGATATAAAGAAAGAAATAAAGCATATGAATAATTTTAAGGTAAACCAATTGATGAGAActatataaagaaaaaaattatttagatTTATCTTTTCTTATGATTTAATAATTACATTATCTTGATTTTAGATTACTATCAATTACTATTTTCTTCTATCATATactaaattaaattattaattatcatATACATATTCACTATACTCCTTAACATAAGAACACAATAGTTCTGAGTAGATAAAATCAAGATAGGCCTAAACCTTTACTTAATCACCACGAAGGTACACACAAGGGAGGAGCTCACAAGAAGTGAGACCACCAAGACCACAAAAACTTAAAAAGGCAAACCATTTTTTTAAAAGAGGTTTTTAACCAGAACCATAACCAGTGGGAAGAAAAGTCCCACACAAACAAAATCACCTAATCAGGTCATAGGGGTTTAGGAAGTCACCTTGAACCATCCTCTTAACAAACCCCCTTATAATAGGATCAAATTGGCGAAGGGAATAGACAACCAACAACAAATTTTGAAAGGGTTTATGTAACCTTTTAACAATAGGGCCACCAAAGAACACAAATAAGACTATGGAGGCACCCAATGACCTCGAAATGGAAGAAGCACCTATCCATTCCATTATAACATCAAACAAAGAAACCATAGAGTGAACTAGCACAAAAAAAATCAAGAGGTTTTGAAATGCACCTGTGAATCTTTGCTTGGatgaaaaacttgcaaaaaactCATCATGGGCCGCCTCTTCGGGACAACTGTCAGTAGAAACATTAGGAATCATAGCCCTGAAAGGTAAGAACATAAGGGGAGAGATTCCAACCATCAACTCAAAGACAAGAAGATACCAACTCAAACTCTAAACATAAAGTACTAAGAGAATAGTTCTAAATAGGCAAAACACATGATAGGGGGAGCAGGGGGGAAaagatgagatactcaaaagtgacAACATCCTCCAACAGAAGCAAGAATCCAACATAGTAGTAGGAAGAAAGGAAACATAGTCATCTATGGCTAAATGCCCACAAGGTAACCAACCCTCAATACTCATCCCAAAAACTCCCACCATAGCACATGGAAAACTACCTCtataaatcacatcatcatcatcctcaagaaAGAATAAATCCAACCCCCACAAACACCCATCAACAAAAGAATCTTTAATGATCAAAGCACTTTCAAGGATCATCTTCATAGGGTCACTGAAAGAAGCACAATAAATAGCACTCTGAACACCCTTTCCAAATTGGAAGAAAAGTACTAGAAGACATTCTCACATAGGGGAAGAGAAGGCTACCCCACTGCATGTTGCTGAgctgttggatattgctgctactgggatatgttgttgtcattgatgtcaacatattcctatgatttgttGCTCCAATGATTGCACATTATTTTATTGGGTTTATGATTCAGTattggagtatttcttgtatcattgTATCATTCATGATTGGTTTTAGTGATTCGGGAAATTggttgatcatattatttgatctggttCATGGTTTGTTTATTCTAATCAGTTCTCTACAGAGTTCAATATTTActccagtatattctggtgtgatcagatcttgagatgTGGTTTTAGGATATTGTTTGGGATATtcatgtatatcttcatttcagTAGAATTGTGATTTGGTACCTCACAAGATATCTTTCTATGCGGCAGTTGCTTCTATCTCTATTTTCTTgtgtttcagatgttgatcgatgaagataaatgataagtggtgttggtgcaactattgtggatgattctaacatgtttgttgttgtttcctaatcatgtcctatttcttttgatgatctacattgatcattgtgcatggttTTGGTGTTCTATTTATCCAATGGTGTTCTCCATGTTATGTGAGACCTATTTGGTGTTGTAGTGTGTTGTAGTTGTTCTTGGAGATGATTtcggaggtgttgcatgtttgagcatttgatttGTGTCCATTTTATACCATTTaagtcataatattggtctggtggttgatctttgtatcgggTGTTAAGTTTTTATAATTAGGTCTTTTTGGGTTGAGCCaaacttgttgtcaaggttgatgatcactATATATAGATGCATTATTCATGTAATTTATGTATCAATGAGGTGTCTGCATCATCAGAGAGacgtatgtgcaaacaagtgaagaAATCATTCGCAATTGTGTTTGAGCAGAGGTTGAACAGTTGcaaagcagacaattgtgcttaaccggaactgttctCAAGCATTTGTAGATGGTATTTCTTTTAGTTCATTTAATTCCGGATTGTTATACAAATATTTTGTAAGTCACcaagacttccttgtaaggtagtgaaccttccctgagggttgtagccttccaggttattgttCTTTGAGTagtgaacctaaatgcaagtgcattcccaatgtaatcatttcacatactactgtagagtatcatcttattgtgggtaggttcgcaccatggattttcccttaatcgggttttccatatcaaaatcttggtgttatgtgttgtgttgttattgtgcttatctttCTTATTGCTGTAGTTAATCAGATTTACATTCAACGTTAAATTTGTGattccagtgaaaactgattcacccccactctgagttttccttcattgttgttgccaacactcaAAGACCTGTAATACCTGAGAAAGCAACCCAACTTTTCTCAAAAGCCTAGCTCTATAGGTCTAGAGATACAAAACATAAGATCCCAGTGTAACACCAAAGCCTCCATAAGAATCCATCCCCAAGTAAAGCTACTCCACCAATGAATGTGAGTAGAGTAGAGGAACATAGCCCCAAAGAAATGTTGTGAGGAGGCACACCAAAGGCCAACAAAGCGGACAAGAATGCAACCAACAACCGGTAACAAACAAATGCCACAACACTAAAATAGGGCACAACCAACGATAACCCACAATCTCCGCCCACCGAAACCCCTACTCCCCTTGTCATAAGGAAAAGAAAAGTACCCCAGAAATGAGTACATGAAGGGCACCACAAATCTAGAGTAGGAGGACAATGAGCAGCCAACGAACCTGCGAAAACAAAGTTGGACCAATGAGCATTTGTTGCCCCCAAAAAAAAATAGGCCCAACCACCATTCCAACATAGCCTGTAACCGTCGACTACCCATGAACGAGACACACAAAAACATGTCGAAGGAACAAAACCCCAAAACAAAGGTCCATGGCACAAAGGTGTTCATCCATAGCCCAGACCATGACACAACAAACCCAATCATGCAAAGGAAGACACCAAACGCACCCACTAGAGCAAAGAAAACATTTAGATTGTAGAAAAAAAAGGTAGAAAGAAATATAAATTTTGAAATAGATAAATTGAATTGAACTACCTGATCTAATCCAAAAATTGATCTTATCATATACCATATTTTTAAGTAAGAAAACATATAATtagtaaatttaaaataataaagatCAATTAATATTCAAAAAATTATACATTATagttatatatttaaataataaatttaatttaaaaaacttataaatatataattttatcccTTAAATTACATTTTACACATCACATTAATTTCTAAAAACAAAAACTGTAACAATTACATGTGTTACGCATTAAAATATTGACGGCATCAGTAGCACAAGCAATTTCTAGCTTCCCTCATGCTTACAAAGTTGCAGTGGTCATATACTAACAGaaaactttgtccatgtatactaaACCAACCCTATGTATAATGGTATCTACTCGAACTTATTCCCTGTTATACACCGATGAACAGCTAAAATTGCATCATCATACAAATTGAAgactctccctctcaccctcttaTTGAAAGTCAATATTCCAATCACAATAGAGAATCCCAAACCATAACTCAATCCAAGTCCGATCGCCCACCAATTCATTTCACCATCTGAATTCTCTACTTTACCAATTGTATCAATACTTGTGCAGTTGTCATAGCCAGAAGAGTCGTTGCAGACTCTTGTATTGGTAAATGGAATCCCACTTAGCTTAGGATTGCCCAAGTAGGACGACTCCCCAAAGGTTAGAAACTGCCCGCCGTGGGGTACTTTTCCATCAAGCATGTTGTAAGATAGATTCAAGAACTGCAAATAATTCAGCAACTGAAGTTCTAAAGGAATTTCACCATTCAACCTGTTTAGTGAGAGGTCCAGAGACTCTAGCTGATCCATGCCTCCCAGTGTCTTTGGGATTTGGCCACTGAGATGATTTCTTGAAATGTTAAGGGCTATCAAGCCCTTAAGGGATCCCATTTTGAGAGGAATATTCCCCGATAAATTGTTGTTTGAAAGATCAATACATTTAAGAATGAAAAGAACTTTCACAAACTCAGCATCGGCACCTTTCCAGGAAATTGCAATTTTATTTGTATATATTGTATTATCGTTAGTATGCTTTTCCAAATGGTTTGGATTACTCTGTGATGCATTGACCATTGCAAGCAAGTTTGTAAGGTTGCTGGGGATAGGTCCTGAAAGGTGGTTGTGTGAAAGGTCCAGAATTTGAAGATTTGGAAGGTGAATCACCTGGTGTGGGACACTGCCATGGAAATGATTGGACCTTAACACCAACACATGCAGTTGTGATAGCTTTCCAATCCAATGGGGGATTGTGCCTTGTAAATTATTATTTCCCAAATCCAATACTTGCAGAGAGCGGCATTTTGAAAGCGAAGACGGAAGAACTCCTCTCAACTGATTACCAGCAAGCTTCAATGTATTAAGCTGTTTCAGGTTTCTCCATTCTGCTGGAATTTTACCTTCCAGATGATTTTGCGCCAAATCTAGAACACTGAGAACAGAACATTCCCTTGTCAAATGAGGAGGAATACTGCTCAGCATATTACTTGAGAGGTCAAGAACTTGCAAATCTGAAGGGCAAATAGAATCTGGAATGGCTCCACTGAGATTGTTCCTAGACAAGGATAAAAACCACATATTTGAAAGGTATGCAGCCAAATCAGCAGGAATAGAACCATTAAAATGATTAACCGACAGGTCCAACAGGTGAGCATcaggaggaagaggaagatgacCTTCTAAGCTGTTATTGTGCAGATCCAGATACGAAAGATTCATGGATGTTAGACCAGACGGCAGCGAACCTGTTAATTGGTTGCAACTAAGGTTCAAATAATAAAGACTGGTCAAGTCCCATATCCATGATGGAATATTTGTTGCAATACTATTAACGGATAGATCTAACTCTATCAAGTCATGTTGGGTCACTAGAAACGGTGGAATTCTATCTAACTTGCAGGAAGATAGTCGCAGAGCCCTGAGGCTTTTATACTGTGGAACCCATGTCGAGTCACTGCTCACAGTTAGGTAATTATCGGAAAGGAACAGATATTCAAGTCTAGTGAGATTATCGAAAAGAGAAAGGGAAATGGAGCCACTTAAACTATTGGAGTTCAGCCAAAGGTTTTTTAAGCTAACAAGATCTGAAACTGTGTGTGGAATTGGGCCATCAAATTGATTGTGACTGAGGTCAAGATATGAAAGGGAAGAAAGTGTTCCCAACGAAGGTGGGATTGACCCTGTTAACTTGTTGTAGAACAGATCCAAACAAACAAGTTTATAGAGATTGGCGATGGAGAGAGGAATTTTACCTTTAATGCTAGTATTGAACAGACGAAGATTCTCCAAGGATGACATATTCCCTATAGCAGATGGAATTTCGCCCTCCACAGCTGTCCGTGAAAGAATAATGCTAGTCAGTGACGGATAAATATGTTGCCCAATGAAAGAAATGTCTCCTCCAAGATTGTAATTGCCGGAGAGATCGAGTGAGACCAAGTGGGCAGTCACATTTTCAAACCAAGCAGGTATTTGCGCTGATAAAAAATTCTCTGAAAGATCGAGATGAAGGAGAGAAGTGAGTTTAAGCAGGGAATTAGGAATTGGTCCGCTAAGCCCACAGTCAGACATGCTGAGTTGTTGAAGGTTGTGTAGACTGCCAACAGCTTCACCCCACCCTTTGCTTACAGAGATGTTTACTCCATCCAGACAGAGGTTTTCCAAGCTTAGCAGATTTGATAAGCTTTCCATACTCACATTAAATTCACTTACATAGAATTGATTTACATCGCCAGCATCTGACAAATTAAGAAAAGTGAGTTTCTTCAACATTCCAATATGTGGAGCGAATGTACCTTTGAAGTAGTTCTCACTGAGATCGAGGTGGTCTAGCTGTGCAAGTTCAAACAACGATGAATGGATGTAACCCTCCAAGTCGTATTCACTCAAATCGAGTAAAGAAACATGGCCTGTGCCGAAGTTACAACCAACCCCACTCCATGTGCAGCAATTCAATCCGTGCCAGGAACTTAGCTTTTTCTCCTCATCTACAACTGCTGCCTTGAAGTCCAGGAGAAGATTTCTTTCAGTGAGGGGGCACGCAATTGCAGGATAGGCGATGAAACATAAGAGGCCCCATGATATTGTTATGACTGTAAGGGCAACTCTGCTATATGCAAGCGTAGCTTCCATGTCTTCCGCAAACTAAAGTGCATATATCTTCGCTTTCAATTAAAAGAGCTGATCAGAGAACAGGGAATATGATGACTAAATAAAATCCCTTGGTTCGCTTAAACATCGTTGTGATAATGGGAGTGCAGGATTCGAAAAGTAGACATTTACTTTCACATTCACACAATTACTATTATTGAACAAGTTGAAATGTAGTGTTTTCATACTTGCACAATCAGACATTTTCTCAGTATTATTGAATGAATCAAAGAGTCAGCCGATCATGATAGTTTTGTCATTTTCTATGTACGATTGAATGAGTGGAAGTGTAGTGGTCTCACATTCACACAGTGTTTATTATCGTATTCGATGTATTATTGAACAAGTGGCAGTGCGGTGGTTTCACATCGACACAATCGCATCTACCATCTTCCATGCATTACTTTGCAAGTGGAAAAGTAGCCGTCCCACATCTACAAAATAATTTCTACCATTTTCCTGTTATTGTTGAGCAAGTGGATAAACTGTGCACTGGTAAAGCATACAAAATTCGGGGTCCTCCTTATACACTCATTCAAATTAAGATGTTTTTTAAGTTTTAATATTTGATATTTTTCTTAGTGATTTACTTAGAATTAGAAGTTTAATTTTCAGTTCTAatgttattaattttttattaagacaaaaagaggttttgaagggacctgaaacccttaaCATTATAAAAGTTCCATGAAGTCTTAATCAACAGTTAATACAACAAAGAATACTAAAACTAAAAGGCCCCATAACAAAAGTAAGACATTAAACAACTCATGGGGCACACACCAAACATTCATTTTTTTCATTGGTTCAGttaatcaatatatataattacaaaaaaattgaacaaaaatctTATAGCTtgtatttaattttctatttcaaataattgtaaaatattattttttcatctGTTTACTGCTTTAtattggatataatgaatgtaaaagaaaaaaaaatctttttaaaaaaaatgatatcttAAGGATCTAATTCATTAAATCACATGTCCACTCTATTAATGGCTTGAATGACATGATCACTATTGTACATGTCATACATTTTAAACTTTTGTGTATTTTTTATTGATCTATTTTGAAAATGGCCATTGCAAAAATTACCAACCCTATTAATGTTTCAAATGACAATTAATAATGTTATTGATATGACATGGTGGCAAAATAATTTAATTGAAAGTTATTTCTTTCTACAATTTGACAATCTACAATAATTAGTTGATTATAATCCATCATATGTACAAATTTTTCCATTGAGATAAGATATATACAATCTTATCTTGAACTAAATTCTAAGTAGTGGGTTTAATTTATGTGTGGTGTGTTCATAGAAAGATAAGGCATGTAGTGCTTCTAATACCcatgcttcttttttttttctcatattttCATATGTTTTCTATGTATCATCTATTAGGATTTTGATTCTGaaaggataaaaataaataaataaattcctaGTCTTTAGATTGTTTGCAAATTAGTGATTTTGAACAAATCAATAAACAAATCCCTCTCTATAATCTTACCCATTTTTTCTAAAGATTTAGTTACAAGTCTTTGAGTCTATATAGAAAGGTTGTGCTAACTGTAATTAACAAGGTTGTAACCACAAATAAAATCCAAACCTTTCGCATTTTCTTTAACATACATAGTTTTCCCCTCCTAATTACTATTACATATcattttttaattgttaaatttaAAGTGACTAGAATTTTTTTGATAATGGTTGCATATTTTAGGTTAAGGTTTCTCAATAcaataaaaagtaaaataaaaaaaatttatattacaaCAATAATTATTGTCATGAAAAGAAAATTCAACTACAATCATCAACTACTCTACCTAATAAGAGAAACCCATGTATGATGGAGAAGGCTAGGTGAATATTGGGTTAAGTTAAATTTTGACAAGTGTAGCAAGACAAAACCTGGTGTGGCAATGACTGCAGGAATTATAAGGGATTCTAAGGGGAGACTGATAGAAGGAATATGATTGAATATTTGGGTAAAAAACTAACAATGAAATGGAAGATATCGTCTTTTGGTGGGGTCTTAAAGGAACCTTGATCcattggtttaataatgtcttaaTTGAGGgggattaaaaaaatttaataaattttctaGGGTCAAAAGCTTCCTTGTcatggaaaatacaaaattataTGGAGGATAGTAAGCATATTATAGAGTTTTTCTCAAAATTGGGAAGCTACCCACACCTTTAGAGAGGGAAATAAAGTCGTGGATACATTTTCTAATGAAATATTAAAGTTTAAAGATTGGAAATATTGGACAAATAGGTTGGAAATCTCTCATCATGTCATCAAGGATATATTTTAAACAATAATAGATATGAAGGGTTGATTAATTATGCacataaaggaaatatttgaaTTAGTATTTATTGTTATTCTTGTGTGAAATGTGAATAACTTTCTAgagctgaggtggaaaagaaaggATTTGTTTACTTGGCAATGCCTCGACATCTCTAAACTTTATGAAGAATGTTTGGGTAATGATTGCCAAATTGATAGTAATATATATCCCTGGGAGATTTATAAAATTAATATCTTTATTCACAATAGCAAAGTGTATGAGGACACCTTGTAGAAGGAGTCCCTGTAATaattattgtttataaataaataaagaaactaTGGAGAGAAAAAAGGGAATTAACTTTATGTTTTTTCTCGTGTGTTAGCTAGAAAGTGGTTTTTGAGCAAccacaagaatttatttcaattaGTTTCTAGAACTATCTACTAAAAGATTAGTTTTTATTGCTCTAGGTTCCAGTAGTGTTGAGTGTTTTGGTTTTAGGTACACAATAATTTCAATCATGGTAAGCCAGAGGTTACGAATATCTATATGTTGTTATTCGTGAATAGCTAGAAAAATGGAAAACTGGTGGTTGAAGGTGTTCATATGGAGGTTTTAGAGTAACTTATTGCTCAAGTCACTAGAATGAGTTGTGATGGTGAGAAAGTCCCTCGATTAAGCCAAGAAAAAGCATATGAGGATTCCATTTTTCTTTTTCCTGGAAGATGGAGAAAGACTGAAAAGGCACCAATATGGATTTAGTAGAGAAAAGTTGTTGCTGCCATGGGGAGCTATAAGTTATtacttaataaaatatttcactttggAGGGGAGATTTTCTACAGTCCATGGCTACCACTATTCTCTCCTAAATCACTTAAGGCACCACAAACCCTTTAAGttacttgtttttccttttctcttttataAAAAAATGTGTTGCTAAAGGGGTTTATCCTTTGTTACACAAGGGTCTTATTTATACAATTTTTAACTATTGTT
This genomic stretch from Cryptomeria japonica chromosome 8, Sugi_1.0, whole genome shotgun sequence harbors:
- the LOC131857845 gene encoding receptor like protein 22-like translates to MEATLAYSRVALTVITISWGLLCFIAYPAIACPLTERNLLLDFKAAVVDEEKKLSSWHGLNCCTWSGVGCNFGTGHVSLLDLSEYDLEGYIHSSLFELAQLDHLDLSENYFKGTFAPHIGMLKKLTFLNLSDAGDVNQFYVSEFNVSMESLSNLLSLENLCLDGVNISVSKGWGEAVGSLHNLQQLSMSDCGLSGPIPNSLLKLTSLLHLDLSENFLSAQIPAWFENVTAHLVSLDLSGNYNLGGDISFIGQHIYPSLTSIILSRTAVEGEIPSAIGNMSSLENLRLFNTSIKGKIPLSIANLYKLVCLDLFYNKLTGSIPPSLGTLSSLSYLDLSHNQFDGPIPHTVSDLVSLKNLWLNSNSLSGSISLSLFDNLTRLEYLFLSDNYLTVSSDSTWVPQYKSLRALRLSSCKLDRIPPFLVTQHDLIELDLSVNSIATNIPSWIWDLTSLYYLNLSCNQLTGSLPSGLTSMNLSYLDLHNNSLEGHLPLPPDAHLLDLSVNHFNGSIPADLAAYLSNMWFLSLSRNNLSGAIPDSICPSDLQVLDLSSNMLSSIPPHLTRECSVLSVLDLAQNHLEGKIPAEWRNLKQLNTLKLAGNQLRGVLPSSLSKCRSLQVLDLGNNNLQGTIPHWIGKLSQLHVLVLRSNHFHGSVPHQVIHLPNLQILDLSHNHLSGPIPSNLTNLLAMVNASQSNPNHLEKHTNDNTIYTNKIAISWKGADAEFVKVLFILKCIDLSNNNLSGNIPLKMGSLKGLIALNISRNHLSGQIPKTLGGMDQLESLDLSLNRLNGEIPLELQLLNYLQFLNLSYNMLDGKVPHGGQFLTFGESSYLGNPKLSGIPFTNTRVCNDSSGYDNCTSIDTIGKVENSDGEMNWWAIGLGLSYGLGFSIVIGILTFNKRVRGRVFNLYDDAILAVHRCITGNKFE